One Pseudomonas tolaasii NCPPB 2192 genomic window carries:
- a CDS encoding DUF4174 domain-containing protein — MLIRSLTLATLMAFTGPLLAADDINPLKQDLGKARPLVVVELDSGNETLATLKKQLDEPANKQSFEERSMVFYTVKFGSIGAEGEKFAKDAKDNKKLTPPETNALIRALKLGAGSGTKVILVGKDGEKKLEKTVPPDTLDLKAFFSAIDQMPQAEKDLAAPAEPEPAAAAPAKGGKPAKPAKPEKASKQPAQQLDD, encoded by the coding sequence ATGCTCATCCGGTCGCTGACCCTGGCTACCTTGATGGCTTTTACGGGGCCGCTGTTGGCCGCTGATGATATCAACCCGCTCAAGCAGGATTTGGGCAAAGCCCGCCCCTTGGTGGTGGTGGAACTCGACTCCGGCAACGAAACCCTGGCCACCCTCAAGAAGCAATTGGACGAGCCTGCCAACAAGCAGTCCTTTGAAGAACGCAGCATGGTGTTCTACACCGTGAAGTTCGGCAGCATCGGCGCGGAAGGGGAGAAGTTCGCCAAGGACGCCAAGGACAACAAAAAGCTCACGCCACCTGAAACCAATGCATTGATTCGTGCCCTGAAGCTCGGCGCCGGCAGCGGCACCAAGGTGATTCTGGTGGGCAAGGATGGCGAGAAGAAACTCGAGAAGACCGTGCCACCGGATACCCTCGACCTGAAGGCGTTTTTCAGCGCCATCGACCAGATGCCGCAGGCTGAAAAAGACCTTGCTGCGCCTGCGGAGCCGGAGCCTGCTGCGGCGGCGCCCGCCAAGGGCGGCAAGCCTGCTAAACCAGCCAAGCCGGAAAAAGCCAGCAAGCAGCCTGCGCAGCAACTGGACGACTAA
- a CDS encoding autotransporter outer membrane beta-barrel domain-containing protein has translation MPPRRLALQISLIVSGVWMPLASEAEIMIDTQNTTTQVIGNGDRIDPSLWVKSSGTINTVQNAVEFKATPFWVPTVYVNNYGRIASTGAGAIVTRGIQNDYGYYYVRNYAGAVIEGANDAIRIDTTLNQFGEINLSNRGTVRALSGQAVDFSSVTGNRARTTLDNNTGGVIRSESGDGVRTGSHMNLSNYGEISTGDLRNVADGFDAIKIDSATDVRVSNSGLISGGRNGVSGAHISSLSNYLGTIEGRNGAGVISTGDATVFNRDGTIKGGQDGRLTNIDGDGVRIGGIARIDNWGTIQGTGSSGVDKNGHANTSEGVSIGGGYVFNSATGGSITGANNGLIAGNGLGGSALAATTLENYGEIRGQDGYGVRLIGNFDDQVSNGGLISGANGIALDMGGGNDTLTLKYGARFEGLVDGGTGRNTMIMDGYNRYSWPSTPDGTLDESRNFQSLEVRKGYWQINGKTDFDEGVQVFTGALLKNLGSINGNVVVDQGAEYQGSGSVGNLVINGQLTTNTRSGAPQVNGDFTMARGSTFYFATNADGSAATTHVTGTANLNGARLLLEPGAPYEYPWHSQFRLLEAGNIIGTFDDSNLKNDYAFLTPKLSYAATAVDLSYTRNDIQFIDYARTANGARAVNSIESITWSHLPEGEGPFPYPWFLPAPNPLYDALLATSETTASAAIEALAGSSNANLASATLVASAQIGTSMLSAMRQMNSNSGLLVGLEPAQTPELAATGVPSSARNLNDPNARGRVWLQGIGSYGKLDGQHGTDASQQRTQGSLLGVDWSLSPLWRLGVLGGYSKTDVDSHNVDNTLRSWHVGAYAVRQDGPLALRLGAAYSHHVGDNKRTVAFEGFNERPKGDYDADSQQTFAEVGYALGTGRFSIEPFANLGYQRYHRDSFREKGSVAALQVDAQTQENFSSTFGMRLAHLSQLENGISLTPRASLGWRHLYGNVDSETRQAFLVGGDAFNVEGSALDRDSLMIEVGLDVGLSARQSLSVGYNGELGSSSRNHALVGQWQMSF, from the coding sequence ATGCCCCCCCGCCGTCTCGCCCTGCAAATTTCGTTGATTGTTTCTGGTGTGTGGATGCCTCTGGCGTCTGAAGCAGAGATCATGATTGACACACAGAACACCACGACTCAGGTCATTGGTAACGGCGACCGGATAGATCCAAGTCTATGGGTCAAGAGCTCCGGCACTATCAATACGGTGCAAAATGCCGTTGAATTCAAAGCCACCCCGTTCTGGGTACCCACTGTCTACGTCAATAATTACGGCCGGATTGCGTCAACTGGCGCCGGAGCCATCGTTACTCGTGGCATTCAAAATGACTACGGCTACTACTATGTTCGTAACTATGCCGGCGCAGTCATTGAGGGTGCAAACGATGCCATTCGTATCGATACGACCTTAAATCAGTTCGGCGAAATCAATCTGAGTAATCGAGGCACTGTTCGCGCCTTGAGCGGCCAGGCAGTGGACTTCAGTAGTGTTACCGGAAACCGTGCACGTACGACGCTTGATAACAACACAGGTGGTGTTATCAGGTCTGAGTCCGGTGACGGCGTGCGCACGGGTTCTCACATGAACCTCAGCAATTACGGCGAAATATCTACCGGTGACCTGCGCAACGTTGCCGATGGATTCGACGCCATCAAAATCGATTCAGCCACGGATGTTCGAGTTTCAAACAGCGGCTTGATTTCTGGTGGTCGCAATGGCGTTTCCGGTGCGCACATCAGTTCGTTGAGTAACTATTTGGGCACGATCGAGGGGCGCAATGGTGCAGGTGTCATCTCTACAGGTGACGCCACGGTGTTCAACAGGGATGGCACGATCAAAGGCGGACAAGATGGCCGACTGACAAACATTGATGGTGACGGCGTACGGATTGGCGGCATAGCTCGCATCGATAATTGGGGAACGATTCAGGGCACCGGCTCCAGCGGTGTCGACAAAAATGGTCACGCCAATACCAGCGAAGGTGTGTCTATCGGTGGCGGCTATGTCTTCAACAGCGCCACGGGAGGGAGCATCACGGGGGCCAACAACGGTCTGATCGCAGGCAATGGCTTGGGCGGTTCGGCACTGGCTGCAACAACGCTGGAAAATTACGGCGAGATACGCGGCCAGGATGGCTATGGTGTGAGGCTGATCGGCAATTTTGATGATCAGGTGTCCAACGGAGGGCTGATCAGTGGCGCCAACGGCATAGCCCTGGATATGGGCGGTGGCAACGACACGCTGACCCTGAAATACGGCGCACGCTTTGAAGGTCTGGTCGATGGCGGCACCGGCCGTAACACCATGATCATGGATGGCTACAACCGTTACTCCTGGCCTTCCACGCCTGATGGCACTCTGGATGAAAGTCGTAATTTCCAATCACTGGAAGTGCGCAAGGGTTACTGGCAGATCAATGGAAAAACGGACTTTGATGAGGGCGTGCAAGTGTTCACCGGCGCGCTGCTGAAAAACCTGGGCTCCATCAACGGAAATGTTGTAGTTGATCAGGGGGCTGAATATCAGGGGAGCGGATCAGTTGGCAATCTAGTCATCAATGGCCAACTGACCACCAACACTCGATCAGGGGCACCTCAGGTCAATGGGGATTTCACCATGGCGCGTGGCTCTACCTTTTATTTCGCGACCAATGCCGATGGCAGCGCTGCAACTACCCACGTGACGGGCACTGCCAACCTCAATGGTGCCCGGTTGCTGCTGGAGCCCGGCGCGCCGTATGAATACCCGTGGCACAGTCAATTCCGCCTGCTTGAGGCCGGTAACATCATTGGCACTTTTGATGATTCCAACCTGAAAAACGACTACGCATTCCTCACACCAAAACTCAGTTACGCAGCCACTGCCGTTGACTTGAGCTACACCCGCAACGACATCCAGTTCATCGATTACGCCCGTACAGCAAACGGTGCTCGCGCGGTCAACAGTATTGAGTCGATTACATGGAGCCACTTGCCAGAGGGAGAAGGCCCGTTTCCCTACCCATGGTTTTTGCCTGCTCCAAACCCGCTCTATGACGCATTGCTGGCCACCTCCGAAACCACCGCCAGCGCGGCCATCGAAGCGTTGGCCGGCAGCAGCAATGCCAATCTGGCCAGCGCCACTCTGGTAGCCAGCGCTCAGATCGGCACCTCAATGCTTTCCGCCATGCGCCAGATGAACAGCAACTCAGGCTTGCTGGTCGGGCTTGAACCGGCACAAACCCCGGAGCTGGCCGCGACGGGCGTACCGAGCAGTGCTCGCAACCTGAACGACCCGAACGCACGCGGCCGCGTCTGGCTGCAAGGGATCGGCAGCTACGGCAAACTGGACGGCCAGCATGGCACCGACGCCTCGCAGCAGCGCACCCAGGGCAGCTTGCTGGGTGTGGACTGGTCATTGTCGCCCCTCTGGCGCCTGGGCGTACTGGGGGGTTATTCGAAGACTGACGTCGACAGCCACAACGTCGATAACACACTGCGCAGTTGGCACGTCGGCGCCTATGCCGTACGCCAGGATGGCCCGCTGGCTTTGCGACTGGGCGCTGCCTACAGCCATCATGTTGGCGATAACAAGCGCACAGTGGCGTTTGAAGGGTTCAACGAGCGCCCCAAGGGTGATTACGACGCCGACAGCCAGCAAACCTTCGCCGAAGTAGGTTACGCTCTGGGCACTGGCCGTTTCAGCATCGAACCTTTCGCCAACCTGGGTTATCAGCGCTATCACCGCGACAGCTTCCGCGAAAAAGGCAGCGTGGCAGCACTTCAGGTGGACGCCCAGACACAGGAAAACTTCAGCAGCACCTTCGGGATGCGCTTGGCACATCTGAGCCAACTGGAAAACGGTATCAGCCTGACGCCGCGCGCCAGCCTTGGCTGGCGACACCTTTATGGCAACGTAGACAGCGAGACACGCCAGGCGTTTCTGGTCGGAGGCGACGCGTTTAATGTTGAAGGCAGCGCCCTGGATCGCGACAGCCTGATGATTGAGGTTGGGCTGGACGTCGGTTTGTCTGCACGCCAGAGCTTGAGCGTAGGTTACAACGGGGAGCTGGGCAGCAGCAGTCGCAACCATGCGCTGGTTGGCCAATGGCAGATGAGTTTCTAA
- a CDS encoding acyltransferase family protein: MDIAKGIGILMIVYGHSWFVANSPELLYPIIASFILPLFFFLSGVFFKPEQPFLEMAIRKADGLLKPFFFTMLVYVIVRAILRGQPLLPDIGGVLYASVDTIPWQALWFLPHFWVAILFSWLMLRLIQRLKLSLLTGCLLMIVQLLLGIWMLPWFWQQPVVVGGQTWTMPGLPFSLDVTLISSTYFIYGYLLRDWLRRHEGSLLTLLLSVAAFAGVFFYSHDTMDLAQRRYDSWLWTSLLAVIGVYACWALAKVLMVSTLLTRAMTYIGQSTLILLIFHGEIQHKTVDLMERLGLHPFVAACVGLVVAVVVPLLIGEVIKRVAFLRFFYFPFPVRKQSQAGH, translated from the coding sequence ATGGATATCGCCAAGGGCATCGGCATCCTGATGATCGTGTATGGCCACAGTTGGTTTGTCGCCAACTCGCCGGAACTGCTGTACCCGATCATCGCCTCGTTCATATTGCCGCTGTTCTTTTTCCTCTCCGGGGTGTTCTTCAAGCCCGAACAACCGTTTTTAGAGATGGCGATACGCAAGGCCGACGGCCTGCTCAAGCCCTTCTTCTTCACCATGCTGGTGTACGTGATCGTACGCGCGATACTGCGCGGGCAACCGCTGTTACCGGATATCGGCGGCGTGCTGTACGCCTCGGTCGACACCATTCCGTGGCAAGCATTATGGTTTTTGCCGCACTTTTGGGTCGCGATTCTGTTCAGTTGGCTGATGCTGCGGCTGATCCAGCGCCTGAAGCTTTCACTGCTGACGGGCTGCTTGCTGATGATTGTGCAACTGTTGCTCGGCATCTGGATGCTGCCGTGGTTCTGGCAACAACCGGTGGTCGTCGGCGGCCAGACCTGGACGATGCCCGGCTTGCCCTTCAGCCTCGACGTGACGCTGATCAGCAGCACCTACTTCATCTATGGTTACCTGCTGCGTGACTGGTTGCGCAGGCATGAGGGTTCGTTGTTGACGTTGTTGCTGTCGGTCGCAGCGTTCGCCGGGGTATTTTTCTACAGCCACGACACCATGGACCTGGCGCAACGCCGTTATGACAGCTGGCTGTGGACCAGCCTGTTGGCGGTGATTGGCGTGTACGCCTGCTGGGCGCTGGCCAAGGTGCTGATGGTGTCGACCCTTCTGACGCGGGCGATGACTTACATTGGCCAGTCCACGTTGATCCTGTTGATTTTCCACGGCGAGATTCAACACAAGACTGTCGACCTGATGGAGCGCCTGGGGCTGCATCCCTTCGTGGCGGCGTGCGTGGGTTTGGTGGTGGCGGTGGTGGTGCCGCTGTTGATCGGGGAAGTGATCAAGCGGGTGGCGTTTTTGCGGTTTTTCTACTTTCCGTTTCCGGTGCGTAAACAATCTCAAGCAGGTCACTGA
- a CDS encoding DNA polymerase II: MDLQQGFVLTRHWRDTPAGTEVSFWLATDHGPRFVRLPMQTSVMFIPEAHRKPLDWLLKGERDIELRPLQLCDFHHRPVLGLYTRQHRQAMDVEKRLRAAGVDVYEGDVRPPERYMMERFITAPVWFGGTPDAGGVLCDAQMKPDPDYRPPLKLVSLDIETTAQGDLYSIALEGCGERQVYMLGPPNKADAVDFKLDYCDTRAQLLERLNEWLATHDPDAIIGWNVVQFDLRVLHEHAQRLNVPLMLGRGDEPMAWREHGSRNHYFAAAAGRLIIDGIEALRSATWSFESFSLENVAQTLLGEGKDISTPYQRMDEINRMFAEDKPALARYNLKDCELVTRIFEKTELLKFLLERASVTGLPVDRSGGSVAAFTHLYMPLMHRQGFVAPNLGDKPPQASPGGFVMDSRPGLYESVLVLDYKSLYPSIIRSFLIDPVGLIEGLKHPDDSASVEGFRGARFSRTRHCLPSIVTRVSEGREAAKREHNAPLSQALKIIMNAFYGVLGSSGCRFFDTRLASSITMRGHQIMRQTRELVEAQGYEVIYGDTDSTFVWLGSAHSGEDASRIGRALVQHVNDWWRAHLHNAFGLQSALELQYETHFSRFLMPTIRGAEEGSKKRYAGLVVRDDGSEDMVYKGLETVRSDWSPLARQFQQELYRRIFHRQPHQDYIRDYVRRTLSGELDDLLIYRKRLRRRLDDYERNVPPHVRAARLADDYNDRLGRPRQYQRGGWISYVMSVNGPEPLEVRQAPIDYDHYVTKQLQPVADAILPFVNDDFSTLVGGQMGLF, from the coding sequence GTGGATTTACAGCAGGGGTTTGTCCTGACCCGGCATTGGCGCGACACCCCGGCGGGCACGGAGGTCAGTTTCTGGCTGGCCACCGACCACGGGCCCAGGTTCGTTCGCCTACCCATGCAGACCTCGGTGATGTTCATTCCCGAGGCCCACCGCAAGCCGCTCGACTGGCTGCTCAAGGGCGAACGCGATATCGAACTACGCCCGTTGCAGCTGTGTGATTTTCATCACCGACCGGTGTTGGGCCTCTATACCCGCCAGCACCGCCAGGCGATGGACGTGGAAAAGCGCCTGCGTGCAGCCGGGGTGGATGTCTACGAAGGCGACGTGCGCCCGCCCGAGCGCTACATGATGGAGCGCTTCATCACTGCACCGGTATGGTTTGGCGGTACGCCGGATGCCGGCGGCGTGCTGTGTGACGCGCAGATGAAACCCGATCCCGACTACCGCCCACCGCTGAAACTGGTGTCGCTGGACATCGAAACCACCGCCCAGGGCGACCTGTATTCCATCGCCCTTGAAGGCTGCGGCGAGCGCCAGGTGTACATGCTCGGCCCGCCGAATAAAGCCGACGCGGTGGATTTCAAGCTCGACTACTGCGACACCCGCGCCCAACTGCTCGAACGCCTGAATGAATGGCTCGCCACCCACGACCCCGACGCGATCATCGGCTGGAATGTGGTGCAGTTCGACCTGCGCGTGCTCCACGAACACGCCCAGCGTCTCAACGTGCCGCTGATGCTGGGGCGCGGCGACGAACCCATGGCCTGGCGCGAGCACGGCAGCCGCAACCACTACTTCGCGGCAGCGGCGGGGCGGTTGATCATCGACGGCATCGAAGCGCTGCGTTCGGCCACCTGGAGTTTCGAGTCCTTCAGCCTGGAAAACGTCGCGCAAACCTTGCTCGGCGAAGGCAAGGACATTTCCACGCCGTACCAGCGCATGGACGAAATCAACCGTATGTTCGCCGAGGACAAACCCGCCCTGGCGCGCTACAACCTCAAGGACTGCGAGCTGGTCACGCGGATTTTCGAGAAGACCGAACTGCTCAAGTTCCTGCTGGAGCGGGCCAGTGTCACCGGGCTGCCGGTCGACCGCAGTGGTGGCTCCGTTGCGGCATTCACCCATTTGTACATGCCGTTGATGCATCGCCAGGGGTTCGTCGCGCCGAACCTGGGAGACAAACCGCCCCAGGCCAGCCCCGGCGGGTTTGTGATGGACTCGCGCCCCGGCCTCTATGAATCGGTGCTGGTGCTGGACTACAAAAGCCTTTACCCGTCGATCATCCGCAGCTTCCTGATCGACCCGGTGGGGTTGATCGAAGGCCTGAAACACCCCGACGACAGCGCGTCAGTGGAAGGCTTTCGCGGCGCGCGTTTCTCCCGCACCCGCCACTGCCTGCCGTCCATCGTCACTCGCGTGTCCGAGGGGCGTGAAGCCGCCAAGCGCGAGCACAATGCACCGCTGTCCCAGGCCCTGAAAATCATCATGAACGCCTTCTACGGCGTGCTCGGCTCCAGCGGCTGCCGGTTCTTCGACACGCGGCTGGCGTCCTCGATCACGATGCGCGGGCATCAGATCATGCGCCAGACTCGCGAGCTGGTTGAAGCCCAGGGTTATGAGGTGATCTACGGCGACACCGACTCGACCTTCGTCTGGCTCGGCAGCGCCCACTCCGGGGAAGACGCCAGCCGTATCGGCCGCGCGCTGGTGCAGCACGTCAACGACTGGTGGCGCGCGCATTTGCACAACGCGTTCGGCTTGCAAAGCGCCCTGGAGCTGCAATACGAAACCCACTTCAGTCGCTTCCTGATGCCGACCATTCGCGGCGCGGAGGAGGGCAGCAAGAAGCGCTACGCGGGCCTGGTGGTGCGCGACGATGGCAGCGAAGACATGGTCTACAAAGGCCTGGAAACCGTGCGCAGCGACTGGTCGCCCCTGGCGCGGCAATTCCAGCAGGAGCTGTACCGGCGCATCTTCCACCGCCAGCCCCATCAGGATTACATCCGCGACTACGTGCGCCGCACCTTGAGCGGCGAGCTCGACGATTTGCTGATCTACCGCAAGCGCCTGCGCCGCCGACTCGACGACTACGAACGCAACGTGCCGCCCCACGTGCGCGCCGCGCGCCTGGCCGATGACTACAACGACCGCCTGGGGCGCCCGCGCCAGTACCAGCGCGGTGGCTGGATCAGCTACGTGATGAGCGTCAACGGCCCCGAGCCACTGGAAGTGCGCCAGGCGCCGATCGACTACGACCACTACGTCACCAAGCAATTGCAGCCGGTGGCCGATGCGATCCTGCCGTTTGTGAATGATGATTTCTCCACCCTGGTCGGCGGTCAGATGGGCCTGTTTTAA
- a CDS encoding TonB-dependent receptor, whose product MPTRISVPFRPTLLALCCSLGLSAHAATPATPQDANTRQDGNTLELGATNINADAPAPNALPPVYAGGQVARGGQLGVLGNQDIMDVPFSMSSYTEKLIRDQQAENIGDVLLNDSSVRQASGFSNQAQAFVIRGLPLNGDDISLNGLYGILPRQIMSTDALERVEVFKGPNAFINGVTPGGSGIGGGVNLQLKRADDVPLRRFSTDISNDGRVGEHLDVGQRFGEDNRFGARVNISQREGDTGVDDESQRSKLFSVGLDYRGDALRLSGDFVYQKQQVNGGRNTVLLGSGLTHIPKAPSADTNYAPDWGTTSLEDTFGMLRGEYDLNENWTAYVAGGAKHTNEIGRYSSVTLNDTLGNATVSGSHIAHQEDNTSLMAGLNGKFQTGAVSHKLNLGLTGIWTQTRNAFDFASGSQPTNIYNPADLSAPAKGGFTSGSDLNDPGITAKTFARSAAVSDTLGFMDDRLLFTAGLRRQELVVQGYAYGTGIRNANYNKGITTPVYGLVFKPWDHVSFYANHIEGLASGPTAPTTFGGAVVSNANQTFAPARSKQTEAGVKVDMGTYGATLGVYRIEQPTQGYSQLDAGGGATFVFQGEQVNKGVELNVFGEPVSGLRLLGGATIIHTEVNGTQNGANDGNRAIGVPSFQLNAGVDWDVPGLQGVSVNGRMLRTGGQYADAANNLSLPAWNRFDVGARYNFKVEQRDVTLGATVENVGNTRYWESALGGYLTQGDPRVAKLSATVDF is encoded by the coding sequence ATGCCCACCCGAATTTCCGTGCCGTTTCGCCCGACCCTGCTCGCCCTTTGCTGCTCACTGGGCCTCAGCGCCCACGCCGCAACCCCAGCCACCCCGCAGGATGCGAACACTCGTCAGGACGGCAACACGCTGGAATTGGGTGCCACCAACATCAACGCCGACGCCCCCGCGCCGAATGCACTGCCCCCGGTATACGCCGGCGGTCAGGTGGCGCGCGGTGGCCAATTGGGCGTGCTGGGCAATCAAGACATCATGGACGTGCCGTTCAGCATGTCCTCTTACACCGAGAAGCTGATCCGTGACCAGCAGGCCGAAAACATCGGCGACGTGCTGCTCAATGATTCCTCGGTGCGCCAGGCATCCGGGTTTTCCAACCAGGCCCAGGCCTTTGTGATCCGTGGCCTGCCGCTCAACGGTGACGATATTTCACTCAACGGGCTGTACGGCATTTTGCCGCGCCAGATCATGTCCACCGACGCGCTCGAGCGCGTGGAAGTGTTCAAGGGCCCCAATGCGTTTATTAACGGCGTCACGCCGGGCGGTTCGGGCATCGGCGGCGGAGTTAACCTGCAACTCAAGCGCGCCGATGACGTGCCGTTGCGCCGATTCAGCACGGATATCAGCAATGATGGCCGGGTCGGTGAACATCTGGACGTTGGTCAGCGTTTTGGCGAAGACAACCGTTTTGGCGCACGGGTGAACATTTCCCAGCGTGAAGGCGACACCGGCGTGGACGACGAGAGCCAGCGTTCGAAGCTGTTTTCCGTCGGCCTGGATTATCGCGGCGATGCGTTGCGGCTGTCGGGCGACTTTGTGTATCAAAAGCAACAGGTCAACGGCGGGCGCAACACGGTGCTGCTCGGCAGTGGTCTGACCCATATTCCCAAAGCGCCGTCTGCAGATACCAACTACGCACCGGACTGGGGCACCACCAGCCTCGAAGACACCTTCGGCATGCTGCGTGGCGAATATGATCTCAACGAAAACTGGACCGCCTACGTCGCCGGCGGCGCCAAGCACACCAATGAAATCGGGCGTTATTCCTCCGTCACCCTGAACGATACGCTGGGCAACGCCACGGTCAGCGGTTCGCACATTGCTCACCAGGAAGACAACACCAGCCTGATGGCCGGCCTGAACGGTAAATTCCAGACCGGCGCGGTCAGCCATAAACTGAACCTGGGCCTGACCGGCATCTGGACCCAGACCCGCAACGCCTTTGACTTTGCCTCAGGCAGCCAACCCACCAACATTTATAACCCGGCTGACTTAAGTGCGCCCGCCAAGGGCGGTTTCACCTCCGGCAGTGACCTCAATGACCCGGGCATTACTGCCAAGACATTCGCCCGCAGCGCGGCGGTGTCGGACACCCTGGGCTTTATGGATGACCGCTTGCTGTTCACCGCCGGCCTGCGCCGTCAGGAACTGGTCGTGCAGGGTTATGCCTATGGCACCGGCATACGCAACGCCAACTACAACAAGGGCATCACCACACCGGTGTATGGTCTGGTGTTCAAGCCGTGGGACCATGTGTCGTTCTACGCCAACCATATCGAGGGCCTGGCTTCAGGGCCAACTGCGCCGACCACCTTTGGCGGCGCGGTCGTGAGCAACGCCAACCAGACCTTCGCCCCGGCCCGTTCGAAACAGACCGAAGCCGGGGTGAAGGTTGATATGGGCACTTACGGCGCGACTCTGGGTGTGTACCGCATTGAGCAACCGACCCAGGGTTACTCGCAACTGGATGCTGGTGGTGGCGCGACCTTTGTGTTCCAGGGTGAGCAAGTCAACAAAGGCGTAGAGCTGAACGTCTTCGGCGAACCGGTCAGCGGCCTGCGCCTGCTGGGTGGTGCGACGATCATCCACACCGAAGTCAATGGCACTCAAAACGGCGCCAACGATGGCAATCGCGCTATCGGCGTACCGTCGTTCCAGCTCAACGCCGGGGTGGATTGGGACGTGCCCGGCCTGCAAGGCGTGAGCGTCAACGGGCGCATGCTGCGTACCGGCGGCCAATACGCGGACGCGGCAAACAACCTGAGCCTGCCGGCCTGGAACCGTTTCGATGTGGGCGCACGCTACAACTTCAAGGTGGAACAGCGGGATGTGACGCTGGGCGCAACCGTGGAAAACGTGGGGAATACCCGGTACTGGGAGTCGGCGCTGGGCGGGTACCTGACCCAGGGCGACCCACGCGTGGCCAAGTTGTCGGCGACGGTGGATTTCTGA
- a CDS encoding glutathione S-transferase N-terminal domain-containing protein yields MYTLYGTDESGSCMIEIALQRCSVQWQRINASSWEDTEGSEALARINPLKQIPTLVTPDDQVLTESAAILIHLGLEFPASGLLAGNRAQIIRGLVYIAANCYSAIGIIDYPQRWLGEADPTVQTQLTTGTRRYLHQAWVVFADQFAEQLFGPKGVPNALGIMAAAVSRWDEAREVLKALAPGFAQTLAQVDADPVVAPVFARHWPDWDVS; encoded by the coding sequence ATGTACACGCTTTATGGCACCGACGAATCCGGCTCTTGCATGATCGAAATCGCCCTGCAGCGTTGTAGCGTGCAGTGGCAGCGGATCAACGCCAGTTCCTGGGAAGACACCGAGGGCAGTGAAGCGCTGGCGCGGATCAACCCGCTCAAACAGATTCCCACCCTGGTCACGCCGGATGATCAGGTGCTGACCGAAAGCGCCGCGATCCTCATCCACCTTGGCCTGGAGTTTCCCGCCTCCGGGTTACTGGCGGGCAACCGCGCGCAGATTATCCGGGGGTTGGTGTACATCGCCGCCAACTGCTACTCGGCCATCGGCATCATCGACTACCCGCAACGCTGGCTTGGGGAGGCGGACCCAACCGTGCAAACACAATTGACCACGGGCACGCGCCGCTACCTGCATCAGGCCTGGGTAGTGTTTGCCGACCAGTTTGCCGAGCAGTTATTCGGCCCCAAGGGGGTGCCGAATGCATTGGGCATCATGGCCGCCGCGGTGTCGCGCTGGGACGAGGCGCGCGAGGTGCTCAAGGCCCTGGCCCCCGGCTTCGCCCAGACCCTGGCGCAGGTGGACGCCGACCCGGTCGTGGCCCCGGTGTTTGCGCGGCACTGGCCGGATTGGGACGTCTCATGA
- a CDS encoding GNAT family N-acetyltransferase — MTQITLTGTQVELQPLQREHASALLDAAADGELWNLKVTNVPGPATVDQYIDTALAGREAGTVIPFTVVRRDTGQVVGSTRFWKVDRANRKLEIGHTWLAQSTQKTGINTEAKLLLLTYAFEVLDCVRVQFTTDELNEKSRAAILRLGAVQEGIVRHERIMPDGRKRNSVRFSIIDSEWPQVKTSLQAKLQR, encoded by the coding sequence ATGACCCAGATCACCCTGACCGGCACCCAAGTCGAACTCCAACCCCTGCAGCGCGAACACGCGTCGGCCTTGCTCGATGCCGCCGCCGACGGCGAACTGTGGAACCTTAAAGTCACCAACGTGCCCGGCCCGGCCACCGTCGATCAATACATCGACACTGCGTTGGCCGGGCGCGAGGCCGGTACCGTTATCCCGTTCACCGTCGTGCGTCGGGATACCGGGCAGGTGGTGGGCAGCACGCGTTTCTGGAAGGTTGACCGGGCCAACCGCAAGCTGGAAATCGGTCACACCTGGCTGGCGCAATCCACCCAAAAAACCGGCATTAACACTGAAGCCAAGTTGCTGTTGCTGACCTATGCGTTTGAAGTGCTCGACTGCGTGCGGGTGCAATTCACCACCGACGAACTCAACGAAAAATCCCGCGCCGCGATCCTGCGCCTCGGCGCTGTGCAGGAAGGCATCGTGCGTCACGAACGCATCATGCCCGATGGGCGCAAGCGCAACTCGGTGCGCTTCAGCATCATCGATTCGGAATGGCCCCAGGTGAAAACCAGCTTGCAGGCCAAACTGCAGCGCTAG